The following coding sequences lie in one Myxococcus xanthus genomic window:
- a CDS encoding metallophosphoesterase: MAELTPGVEPEARRPRVSLSLALRWLMSLGGILTLMGGLHAYIAVRLFVSPQLPLPWAWLGPVLVALLFLALPVGMVASRREPTFWTQALQWTSYVWLGAFGILLSAVVVADLVGLGLSWSGVVTDALALTRGKALAAVGVTVPAVVYAFITARGRATVERVTVPVVGLAPGLSGMKVVQISDIHVGPTLDGRWLRRVVEQVNALQPDVVAVTGDLVDGTVDALRDEVKPLSELRASLGVFYVTGNHEYYHGGPAWAAEVARLGLTVLQNEHRVVERDGARLTIAGVTDHDAGHIIPSHASRPELALRGAPRGVPRLLLAHQPRSALRVAEAGVVVDLQLSGHTHGGQVFPFMFLIKLQQPVVRGLATIAGVRVYTHRGTGYWGPPLRLGPSPEIAELTLVPAPGSLHTMCNC; the protein is encoded by the coding sequence GTGGCGGAGCTGACCCCAGGTGTGGAGCCGGAGGCCCGGCGGCCCAGAGTGTCCCTGTCGCTGGCATTGCGGTGGTTGATGTCGCTGGGTGGCATCCTCACGCTGATGGGCGGGCTGCACGCGTACATCGCGGTGCGCCTGTTCGTGAGCCCGCAGCTGCCCCTGCCGTGGGCATGGCTGGGGCCCGTCCTGGTGGCGCTGCTCTTCCTGGCGCTGCCAGTGGGGATGGTGGCGTCGCGCCGCGAACCGACCTTCTGGACGCAGGCGCTCCAGTGGACGTCCTACGTGTGGCTGGGGGCCTTCGGCATCCTGCTGAGCGCGGTGGTGGTCGCGGACCTGGTGGGGCTGGGCCTTTCGTGGTCGGGCGTGGTGACGGACGCGCTGGCCCTGACCCGGGGCAAGGCCCTGGCGGCGGTGGGGGTGACGGTGCCGGCGGTGGTGTACGCCTTCATCACGGCGCGTGGCCGGGCGACGGTGGAACGGGTGACGGTGCCGGTGGTGGGCCTGGCGCCCGGGCTCAGCGGCATGAAGGTGGTGCAGATTTCGGACATCCACGTGGGGCCCACGTTGGACGGACGCTGGCTGCGGCGCGTGGTGGAGCAGGTGAACGCGCTCCAGCCTGACGTGGTGGCGGTGACGGGCGACCTGGTGGACGGCACCGTGGACGCGCTGCGGGACGAGGTGAAGCCCCTGTCGGAGCTGCGCGCGTCACTGGGCGTCTTCTACGTCACCGGCAATCACGAGTACTACCACGGGGGCCCGGCCTGGGCGGCGGAGGTGGCGCGCCTGGGCCTCACCGTCCTCCAGAACGAGCACCGGGTGGTGGAGCGCGACGGAGCGCGGCTCACCATCGCGGGAGTGACGGACCATGACGCGGGGCACATCATTCCCTCGCATGCCAGCCGTCCGGAGCTGGCACTGCGCGGGGCGCCGCGGGGCGTGCCGCGTCTGTTGTTGGCCCACCAGCCCCGGTCCGCCCTGCGCGTGGCGGAGGCTGGCGTGGTGGTGGACCTGCAGCTTTCCGGGCACACGCACGGCGGACAGGTGTTTCCCTTCATGTTCCTCATCAAGTTGCAGCAGCCGGTGGTGCGCGGTCTGGCAACCATTGCCGGGGTGCGCGTCTATACCCACAGGGGGACAGGCTATTGGGGGCCGCCGCTGCGGTTGGGGCCCTCGCCTGAGATTGCGGAACTGACCCTGGTGCCTGCCCCGGGGTCATTGCACACCATGTGCAACTGTTGA
- the agmC gene encoding adventurous gliding motility protein AgmC, with amino-acid sequence MRFVLSCLLVLLPASPALAELDSFGLGSGRDGALSVSTVGRVLNAATPLTDLAVAGARDVPVQSVSGFTAGTLVLLHQSGGAQEAVVSSDGGTLELRRMGHWELARVDAVTASPPVLRLSEPLVHAYTAPGAQVVSVPEYTNVLVSAGATVMARPWDGRSGGILAFLATGTVTNQGLISAEGMGFRGGLFVNHADLIGCTDLDLTPEAGGAYKGEGLRMGRFGTASGRGSVAGEGGGGNCHNAGGGGGGNGGRGGVGGRTSEADMTRDEGGFGGAPAKYSLIDKFVFGSGGGAGEGNDDLGSSGGAGGGVVFIRARAFSGAGRFSADGLAASHTPGDDGAGGGGAGGVLILRAQDSLSCGSARAAGGNGGNVSYPGWVLGPGGGGGGGGVLLQGAMASCPRSMSGGAAGTLTPSDGGTHGAGTGSEGFAEEYHVAYRTPGTPSVSSPVSGAVGVPHRPRIEGQADPGVRVLVFVDGVERLQVSSGADGVFTAGIPPQQAPLDVGTHTVHVVTEGLGAYSAPSAPVSFSVAATLEDGGVVVEPILVIPQDGETVGTTPLFAGVAPNGQTVGIEVDNGPEVIIPVDGAGRFRYQWPAESPLTPGPHFVTVHSHNEAGISGPYSQPIRFESQAVSGEGDGGTSGQDAGTSQGDGGTQVPEDGWPVLVVPADGEVVDSTPLFAGAATAGATVVIEVDGIEVATVTADDTGAFRYQVPRESALSVGAHSVAAQEQLVTSSRVPARSRTTGFEVRGPAALDVGCGCGASPVGVVGSWVLLAGLAGLSRRRRG; translated from the coding sequence ATGCGCTTCGTCCTCTCCTGCCTGCTCGTGTTGCTCCCGGCGTCCCCCGCGTTGGCGGAGCTGGATTCCTTCGGCCTGGGCTCGGGCCGCGATGGCGCGCTGTCCGTCTCGACGGTGGGGCGCGTCCTCAATGCCGCCACGCCGCTGACGGACCTCGCGGTGGCCGGCGCCCGCGACGTTCCGGTGCAAAGCGTCTCGGGCTTCACCGCCGGCACGTTGGTGCTCCTCCATCAGAGTGGTGGGGCGCAGGAGGCAGTGGTCTCCAGCGATGGCGGCACCCTGGAGCTTCGACGGATGGGCCACTGGGAGCTGGCGCGCGTGGATGCCGTGACGGCCTCGCCGCCCGTGCTGCGCCTCTCCGAGCCCCTGGTGCATGCCTACACCGCGCCCGGCGCGCAGGTGGTCTCCGTGCCCGAGTACACGAACGTCCTCGTGTCCGCGGGCGCCACCGTCATGGCCCGCCCATGGGATGGGCGCAGCGGCGGCATCCTGGCCTTCCTTGCCACGGGCACGGTGACGAACCAGGGCCTCATCAGCGCGGAAGGAATGGGCTTCCGGGGCGGGCTCTTCGTCAATCACGCGGACCTCATTGGCTGCACCGACCTGGACCTCACTCCCGAGGCAGGTGGTGCCTACAAAGGGGAGGGCCTGCGGATGGGCCGCTTCGGCACGGCCTCGGGGCGCGGCTCCGTGGCGGGTGAGGGCGGCGGTGGCAACTGCCACAACGCGGGTGGTGGCGGAGGCGGGAATGGGGGCCGGGGCGGTGTCGGGGGCCGCACATCGGAGGCGGACATGACGCGGGACGAGGGCGGTTTCGGTGGCGCGCCCGCGAAGTACTCGCTCATCGACAAGTTTGTCTTCGGGAGTGGCGGTGGCGCGGGGGAGGGCAACGATGACCTGGGCTCGAGTGGCGGCGCGGGCGGCGGAGTTGTGTTCATCCGGGCCAGGGCGTTTTCGGGCGCCGGGCGCTTCTCCGCGGATGGGCTCGCCGCCAGCCACACGCCGGGCGACGATGGCGCGGGCGGTGGTGGCGCGGGCGGTGTCCTCATCCTTCGCGCGCAGGACTCACTGTCCTGCGGGAGCGCCCGAGCCGCGGGCGGCAACGGTGGCAACGTCAGCTACCCGGGCTGGGTGCTCGGCCCGGGCGGCGGTGGTGGTGGCGGCGGCGTGCTGCTGCAAGGGGCGATGGCGTCGTGTCCCAGGAGCATGTCGGGCGGCGCTGCTGGGACCCTCACCCCGTCGGATGGTGGAACGCATGGCGCGGGTACGGGGAGCGAAGGCTTCGCCGAGGAATACCACGTGGCCTACCGCACGCCCGGGACGCCGTCTGTCAGCTCTCCCGTGTCCGGAGCGGTGGGCGTTCCTCACCGTCCTCGCATCGAAGGCCAGGCGGACCCTGGCGTTCGAGTCCTCGTGTTCGTCGATGGCGTGGAGCGGCTTCAGGTGAGCTCTGGCGCGGATGGTGTGTTCACCGCTGGCATCCCTCCGCAGCAGGCGCCGCTCGATGTCGGCACGCACACGGTCCACGTGGTGACGGAGGGGCTGGGGGCGTACAGCGCGCCCTCCGCGCCTGTGTCGTTCTCTGTCGCGGCCACCTTGGAGGATGGTGGCGTGGTGGTGGAGCCCATCCTGGTGATTCCGCAGGACGGGGAGACGGTGGGAACCACGCCGTTGTTCGCGGGCGTCGCGCCCAACGGGCAGACGGTGGGCATCGAGGTGGACAATGGCCCCGAGGTCATCATCCCCGTGGATGGCGCGGGCCGCTTCCGCTACCAGTGGCCTGCTGAATCGCCGCTGACGCCGGGCCCTCATTTCGTCACCGTTCATTCGCACAACGAGGCGGGAATCAGCGGGCCCTACTCGCAGCCCATCCGATTCGAGTCCCAGGCGGTGAGCGGCGAGGGTGACGGAGGGACGTCCGGGCAGGATGCGGGCACGTCCCAGGGAGATGGCGGCACCCAGGTCCCGGAGGACGGCTGGCCGGTGCTGGTGGTCCCCGCTGATGGCGAGGTGGTGGACTCCACGCCGCTCTTCGCGGGCGCGGCGACGGCTGGCGCCACGGTGGTCATCGAGGTGGATGGCATTGAAGTCGCCACGGTGACGGCCGATGACACCGGGGCCTTCCGTTACCAGGTGCCCCGCGAGAGCGCGCTGTCCGTGGGCGCGCACAGCGTCGCGGCGCAGGAGCAACTCGTCACCTCCAGCCGCGTGCCGGCGCGCTCGCGGACCACGGGCTTCGAGGTGCGGGGGCCCGCGGCGCTCGACGTGGGGTGTGGCTGCGGCGCATCGCCCGTGGGCGTGGTGGGCTCCTGGGTGCTGCTGGCGGGACTGGCCGGCCTGTCGCGGCGGCGGCGCGGATAG
- a CDS encoding type IV pilus twitching motility protein PilT — translation MLKRVTPLDLATLNKLLAVGVQNGASDIHFRPGDPPIYRVNGALRPLKMEKLHADHTRQVAVHVVSDPEVKKQIDTLQECDASYSLPGVARFRVNIYRQRGSLACILRIIPDEIPTIDGLGLPQVLKKIAGNERGLVLVTGATGSGKSSTLAAMIDHINRTENLHVLTIEDPIEFIYKNIKSSISQREIGPDTQSFAIALRAALRQDPDVILVGEMRDTETIDIALKASETGHLVLSTVHTTDASRTINRLVSVFPAEEQTMVRMRLADCLKATVSQRLLPRASGKGRTVALEIMVQTKTVEQYIRDDRANELKDVIEKGRDMFGMQSFDQHLTQLYREGLITLDTAQSAASNPADFQRALEFE, via the coding sequence TTGCTGAAGAGGGTCACTCCCCTGGATCTGGCAACGCTTAACAAGCTGCTCGCGGTCGGTGTGCAGAACGGTGCATCGGACATCCACTTCCGGCCGGGGGACCCGCCCATCTACCGGGTCAATGGCGCGCTCCGGCCCTTGAAGATGGAGAAGCTTCACGCGGACCACACGCGACAGGTGGCAGTCCATGTCGTGTCGGACCCCGAGGTGAAGAAGCAGATTGACACGCTTCAGGAGTGCGACGCGTCCTACAGCCTCCCGGGCGTGGCGCGCTTCCGGGTGAATATCTACCGGCAGCGGGGCTCGCTGGCGTGCATCCTGCGCATCATCCCGGATGAAATCCCAACCATTGACGGACTGGGATTGCCGCAGGTGTTGAAGAAGATTGCCGGCAACGAGCGCGGGCTGGTGCTGGTGACGGGCGCGACGGGCTCGGGGAAGAGCTCCACGCTGGCGGCGATGATTGACCACATCAACCGCACGGAGAACCTGCACGTCCTCACCATCGAGGACCCCATCGAATTCATCTACAAGAACATCAAGTCCTCCATCTCCCAGCGGGAGATTGGTCCGGACACGCAGAGCTTCGCGATTGCCCTGCGCGCGGCGCTGCGCCAGGACCCGGACGTCATCCTGGTGGGCGAGATGCGCGACACGGAGACCATCGACATCGCGCTCAAGGCGTCGGAGACGGGGCACCTGGTGCTCTCCACGGTGCACACGACGGATGCGTCACGCACCATCAACCGCCTGGTGTCGGTGTTCCCCGCCGAAGAGCAGACGATGGTGCGCATGCGCCTGGCGGACTGCCTCAAGGCCACGGTGTCGCAGCGCCTGCTGCCCCGGGCCAGCGGCAAGGGCCGCACCGTGGCGCTTGAAATCATGGTGCAGACGAAGACGGTGGAGCAGTACATCCGCGACGACCGCGCCAACGAGCTGAAGGACGTCATCGAGAAGGGCCGCGACATGTTCGGCATGCAGTCCTTCGACCAGCACCTGACGCAGCTCTACCGGGAGGGGCTCATCACCCTGGATACGGCGCAGAGCGCGGCCTCCAACCCGGCCGACTTCCAGCGCGCGCTCGAGTTCGAGTGA
- a CDS encoding class I SAM-dependent methyltransferase, which produces MQVDFGRTSSDYVRHRAGFPEAFFERLDKEGLLRQGLRAVDLGTGTGTVARGLAQRGAVVTGLDVSADMLDAARGLAAGMGLGIDFRQAPAENTGLPSQAFDLVVAGQCWHWFDRPAAAREAARLLVPGGRLVIAHFDWLPLPGNVVEATEWLIERFNPGAPAPFVPLSQSSGVYPPWFRDAAEAGFTRLTSFSFDVSVSYSHRAWRGRIRASAKVGASVPATTVSRFDAALADLLAGSFPADPLDIPHRVFALLATRP; this is translated from the coding sequence ATGCAGGTGGACTTCGGACGCACGTCGTCGGACTACGTGAGGCACCGGGCGGGCTTTCCGGAAGCCTTCTTCGAACGGCTCGACAAGGAGGGCCTCCTTCGTCAGGGCCTCCGCGCCGTCGACCTGGGGACGGGCACGGGCACGGTGGCCCGGGGATTGGCACAGCGCGGCGCCGTGGTGACGGGGCTGGATGTGTCCGCGGACATGCTGGATGCCGCCCGTGGGCTCGCTGCTGGAATGGGCCTGGGCATCGACTTCCGACAGGCGCCCGCGGAGAACACGGGCCTGCCGTCACAGGCGTTCGACCTGGTGGTCGCGGGACAGTGCTGGCACTGGTTCGACCGGCCCGCCGCGGCGCGTGAGGCCGCGCGGTTGCTCGTTCCCGGGGGCCGTCTGGTCATCGCCCACTTCGACTGGCTGCCGCTGCCCGGCAACGTGGTGGAGGCCACCGAGTGGCTCATCGAGCGCTTCAACCCGGGCGCGCCCGCGCCCTTCGTGCCCTTGAGCCAGTCTTCCGGTGTCTATCCTCCGTGGTTCCGCGACGCCGCCGAGGCGGGCTTCACCCGGCTCACCTCGTTCTCCTTCGACGTGTCCGTGTCGTACAGCCACCGCGCGTGGCGGGGCCGCATCCGCGCCAGCGCGAAGGTGGGCGCGTCCGTGCCCGCGACCACGGTGAGCCGCTTCGACGCCGCGCTCGCGGACCTGCTCGCCGGGAGCTTTCCGGCGGACCCGCTCGACATTCCCCACCGCGTCTTCGCGCTGCTCGCGACGCGACCCTGA
- a CDS encoding citrate synthase family protein produces MSRPKGGRSQSRFDHRPEEELVTAAQAAALLGVKRATLYTYVSRGLVRCVPERGTKENRYVRSDLERLKARHDARAGHAAVASGALRWGEPVIDSSVSRVGAEGLAYRGHSAVTLAVEGRAFEDVAELLWTGTLPEEASRWPSPEPAFPPSELAKLLPRGTPPVAALSALVPLLGTRDQVRFASPPEQERARARRLLRHLSAWVCVANAPGRVTQALNEPTVAQSLARAWNTRLKRAPELLNRALVLCADHELNVSTFATRVVASSGADLYACLSAALAALSGPKHGGACDRVEALLVEVGRPERAAEVIRERLRRGEAITGFGHQLYPDGDPRTPPLVEAARAVSPEAASVRIASAVLEAMRAAGHPPPSVDFGLVMLAGALGLPPGAGATLFAVGRAAGWVAHVLEQREQGHLLRPRARYVEAKRPGTA; encoded by the coding sequence ATGAGTAGGCCCAAGGGCGGACGCTCTCAATCTCGATTCGACCATCGACCTGAGGAGGAACTGGTGACCGCGGCACAGGCCGCCGCGCTCCTGGGCGTGAAGCGAGCCACGCTCTACACCTACGTGAGCCGAGGCCTCGTGCGCTGCGTGCCGGAGCGAGGCACCAAGGAGAACCGCTATGTGCGCTCCGACCTGGAGCGCCTGAAAGCGCGGCACGACGCGAGAGCGGGACACGCAGCGGTAGCCTCGGGCGCATTGCGCTGGGGCGAGCCCGTCATCGACTCGTCGGTGTCCCGCGTGGGCGCGGAGGGGCTCGCGTACCGAGGCCACTCGGCGGTGACGCTCGCGGTGGAGGGGCGCGCGTTCGAGGACGTGGCCGAGCTGTTGTGGACAGGCACGCTGCCCGAAGAAGCGTCACGGTGGCCCTCACCCGAGCCGGCGTTTCCACCATCCGAGCTGGCGAAGCTGTTGCCCCGTGGAACACCTCCCGTGGCCGCGCTGTCTGCGCTCGTGCCACTTCTAGGCACACGGGACCAGGTGCGCTTTGCCTCTCCGCCCGAGCAGGAGCGGGCCCGCGCCCGGAGGTTGCTGCGCCACCTGTCCGCGTGGGTCTGCGTGGCGAACGCGCCGGGGCGGGTGACGCAAGCCTTGAACGAGCCCACGGTGGCGCAATCCCTGGCGCGCGCCTGGAACACCCGCCTGAAGCGCGCACCGGAGCTGCTCAACCGCGCGCTGGTGCTGTGCGCGGACCATGAGCTGAACGTGTCCACGTTCGCCACGCGCGTGGTGGCCTCCTCCGGCGCGGACCTCTACGCCTGCCTGAGCGCCGCACTGGCCGCGCTCTCCGGCCCCAAGCATGGAGGGGCTTGCGACCGCGTGGAGGCATTGCTCGTGGAGGTGGGACGGCCGGAGCGTGCCGCGGAGGTCATCCGGGAGCGGCTGCGGCGCGGTGAGGCCATCACCGGCTTCGGCCATCAGCTCTACCCGGACGGAGACCCGCGAACGCCGCCGCTGGTGGAAGCTGCTCGTGCCGTGAGCCCCGAGGCTGCCAGTGTCCGTATCGCCAGCGCCGTGCTGGAAGCCATGCGCGCGGCGGGACATCCGCCCCCGTCCGTGGACTTCGGGCTGGTGATGCTCGCCGGAGCGCTGGGGCTGCCTCCGGGCGCTGGCGCCACGCTGTTCGCCGTGGGGCGCGCGGCGGGCTGGGTGGCCCACGTCCTGGAGCAACGCGAGCAAGGCCACCTGCTGCGCCCCCGGGCCCGCTACGTGGAAGCGAAGCGTCCAGGCACGGCGTGA
- a CDS encoding DUF4419 domain-containing protein has product MLTFEVDAVEEASTPPVTAPLGTFVEDALWMAPGPDTRVLETHGVHPLLAAVHTAFAEHRPLVLSPDAIWLTMAQGVAQHIRLNGESLRDRLVRHEGRKKLTVERANWCPSRLLPRWMGSSLMAGS; this is encoded by the coding sequence ATGCTGACGTTCGAGGTGGATGCCGTCGAGGAGGCCTCGACGCCTCCTGTCACCGCGCCGTTGGGGACGTTCGTGGAGGATGCGCTCTGGATGGCGCCCGGGCCGGACACGCGGGTGCTGGAAACGCATGGCGTGCACCCGTTGCTCGCCGCCGTCCACACGGCCTTCGCGGAGCATCGGCCGCTGGTGCTCTCGCCGGACGCCATCTGGCTCACGATGGCGCAGGGCGTGGCGCAACACATCCGGTTGAACGGGGAGTCCCTCCGTGACCGCCTCGTCCGGCATGAGGGCCGCAAGAAGCTGACCGTCGAGCGAGCCAACTGGTGCCCCAGCCGCCTCCTCCCAAGGTGGATGGGCTCGAGCTTGATGGCTGGATCGTAA
- a CDS encoding DUF4157 domain-containing protein translates to MSHASTFSDRLVDAGRGLLTGVTSASVGVARSVGVVLKAMGGGVAQCARGRPREGLPQLGQGLTRVAQLPADAVLMVGGRVLSSVQVLVGLEPPGRRLTADEIVRLRPVFGDSLNYAAVRVKVGRLGLLGLPGRAFAHGNTVFVPPRSGGVDFGLLVHELTHVWQHQHGGTAYLSAALAAQWSGDGYDWRKGVSREKRWAQLNPEQQAQLIEDAAVAGLIPVTTSVSPRMKLRGWSDAALDLLDEAVVCLHAGRGAP, encoded by the coding sequence ATGAGCCACGCGTCCACCTTCTCTGATCGGCTGGTGGATGCGGGCCGGGGTCTGCTCACCGGTGTCACGAGCGCGTCGGTGGGAGTGGCTCGCAGCGTGGGCGTGGTGCTGAAGGCGATGGGCGGAGGCGTGGCGCAGTGCGCGCGCGGCCGGCCTCGCGAGGGACTGCCCCAACTGGGCCAGGGACTGACGCGCGTGGCGCAGCTTCCCGCGGATGCCGTGTTGATGGTGGGCGGGCGCGTGCTCAGCTCGGTGCAGGTGCTGGTCGGTCTGGAGCCGCCGGGCCGCCGCCTCACGGCGGATGAAATCGTCCGTCTGCGACCCGTCTTCGGAGACAGCCTGAACTACGCGGCGGTGCGGGTGAAGGTCGGCCGGCTGGGACTGCTGGGCCTCCCCGGGCGGGCCTTCGCGCACGGCAACACTGTCTTCGTCCCGCCTCGGAGCGGGGGCGTGGATTTCGGCCTGCTCGTCCATGAGCTGACGCACGTGTGGCAGCACCAGCACGGCGGCACGGCCTACCTGAGCGCCGCCCTGGCCGCGCAGTGGTCCGGCGATGGATACGACTGGCGCAAGGGAGTGAGCCGCGAGAAGCGTTGGGCCCAGCTCAATCCCGAGCAACAGGCTCAGCTCATCGAGGACGCCGCCGTCGCCGGCCTCATCCCCGTCACCACGTCTGTGTCCCCGCGCATGAAGCTGCGGGGCTGGTCCGACGCGGCGCTCGACCTGCTGGATGAGGCCGTGGTCTGCCTGCACGCGGGCCGCGGCGCGCCCTGA
- a CDS encoding TIGR00266 family protein, which yields MARMHEVDFHIYGEDLQFVEVELDPGEAAVAEAGTLMYMEDGIEMETIFGDGSEKTSGFFGSLLGAGKRLLTGESLFTTVFLNKSGGGKRKVSFAAPYPGKIIPVNLGELGGELIAQKDSFLAAAKGVTLGIAFQKKLGTGLFGGEGFIMQRLQGDGLAFIHAGGTLHERTLGPGELLRVDTGCIVAFQPTVDYDIQMVSGIKTAFFGGEGLFFATLRGPGKVWLQSLPFSRLAGRILSASRPGGARDEGSVLGGVGLGSLLGDD from the coding sequence ATGGCACGCATGCACGAAGTGGACTTCCACATCTACGGCGAGGACCTGCAGTTCGTCGAGGTGGAGTTGGACCCGGGAGAAGCCGCGGTCGCCGAAGCCGGCACCCTCATGTACATGGAAGACGGCATCGAGATGGAGACCATCTTCGGTGACGGCTCGGAGAAGACGAGTGGCTTCTTCGGCTCGCTGCTCGGCGCGGGCAAGCGACTGCTGACGGGCGAGTCCCTCTTCACCACCGTCTTCCTCAACAAGAGCGGTGGCGGCAAGCGCAAGGTGTCCTTCGCCGCGCCCTACCCGGGCAAAATCATCCCGGTGAACCTGGGTGAACTCGGTGGCGAGCTGATTGCGCAGAAGGACAGCTTCCTCGCCGCGGCCAAGGGCGTGACGCTGGGCATCGCCTTCCAGAAGAAGCTGGGCACCGGCCTGTTCGGCGGCGAGGGATTCATCATGCAGCGGCTCCAGGGTGACGGGCTCGCCTTCATCCACGCCGGCGGCACGCTGCACGAGCGCACGCTGGGCCCGGGTGAACTGCTGCGCGTGGACACCGGCTGCATCGTCGCGTTCCAGCCCACCGTGGACTACGACATCCAGATGGTGAGCGGCATCAAGACGGCCTTCTTCGGCGGCGAGGGCCTCTTCTTCGCCACCCTGCGCGGCCCCGGCAAGGTGTGGCTCCAGTCGCTCCCGTTCAGCCGGCTCGCGGGCCGCATCCTCTCCGCCTCGCGCCCGGGTGGCGCTCGCGACGAGGGCAGCGTGCTGGGTGGTGTCGGACTGGGCAGCCTGCTCGGCGACGACTAG
- a CDS encoding cupin domain-containing protein, whose translation MSSHPHVVHEPELPWIEVTQGPRVEYRRKQLGAAAKGRKLGCSLMELPPGKHAWPRHYHLANEEAYFILAGTGRLRLGDDTVAIKAGDYVALPVGPGGAHQLLNDGTETLRYLAFSTMVEPDVMVYPDSGKVVISAGSAPGGDKAARTLFTTLPLSAEVDYWSGEER comes from the coding sequence ATGTCCTCGCATCCTCACGTCGTCCACGAGCCCGAGCTTCCCTGGATCGAAGTCACGCAAGGTCCCCGGGTGGAGTACCGCCGCAAGCAGTTGGGCGCCGCCGCCAAGGGCCGCAAGCTGGGGTGCAGCTTGATGGAGCTGCCACCCGGCAAACACGCGTGGCCGCGGCACTACCACCTGGCCAACGAAGAGGCCTATTTCATCCTCGCGGGCACGGGCCGGCTGCGCCTGGGGGACGACACTGTCGCCATCAAAGCGGGCGACTACGTGGCGCTGCCGGTGGGGCCTGGTGGCGCGCACCAGCTCCTCAACGACGGAACTGAGACGCTGCGCTACCTCGCCTTCTCCACCATGGTGGAGCCGGACGTCATGGTGTACCCGGACTCAGGGAAGGTGGTCATCTCCGCGGGCAGTGCTCCTGGGGGCGACAAGGCGGCTCGGACCCTGTTCACCACGCTGCCCCTCTCCGCGGAGGTGGACTACTGGAGCGGTGAGGAGCGATAG
- a CDS encoding LysR family transcriptional regulator has product MIQLQRLEGFYRVARAEGYARAVPTFPYPITQPGIHQQVKRLEAEVGVPLFERVGKDRVVLTPEGRTLYAHVAPFLEGLDTVVQSLRKGEVGGTLRIHASGHVLRHLLPAWLRKLQAKRPDIEVALFESKTPALDVLRLGDTDLVVDHLPAVPDDVETREVGRTHPFLVLPAHHPQAKRKQVRLEQLRDDAFIAYSTDRYLRDLQLAALARAGVTPRRLHAADSSETILGFVAAGLGFSLLASLLPGGPREAGVVSKALPGAGTGTVHAAWRKTAARSPLIQAALQLAPRL; this is encoded by the coding sequence ATGATTCAGCTCCAGCGGCTCGAAGGCTTCTACCGGGTGGCGCGCGCGGAAGGGTACGCGCGTGCCGTGCCCACCTTCCCGTATCCGATTACGCAGCCGGGAATCCATCAGCAGGTGAAGCGGCTGGAGGCGGAGGTCGGCGTGCCGCTCTTCGAGCGCGTGGGCAAGGACCGCGTGGTGCTCACGCCCGAAGGCCGCACGCTGTACGCGCACGTGGCGCCGTTCCTCGAAGGACTGGACACCGTGGTGCAGTCGCTGCGCAAGGGCGAGGTGGGCGGCACGCTGCGCATCCATGCCTCCGGCCACGTGCTGCGGCACCTGCTGCCCGCGTGGCTGCGCAAGCTCCAGGCGAAGCGGCCGGACATCGAGGTCGCCCTCTTCGAATCCAAGACGCCCGCGCTGGACGTGCTGCGCCTGGGGGACACGGATCTGGTGGTGGACCATCTGCCGGCGGTGCCCGATGACGTGGAGACGCGCGAGGTGGGGCGCACGCATCCCTTCCTCGTGCTGCCCGCGCACCACCCGCAGGCGAAGCGGAAGCAGGTGCGGCTGGAGCAGCTCCGTGACGACGCGTTCATCGCCTACAGCACGGACCGGTACCTGAGGGATCTGCAGCTCGCGGCGCTGGCGCGGGCGGGCGTCACGCCCAGGCGCCTGCACGCCGCGGATTCCTCGGAGACGATTCTGGGCTTCGTGGCCGCGGGGCTGGGCTTCTCACTGCTGGCCTCGCTCCTGCCGGGAGGTCCACGCGAAGCCGGCGTGGTGTCCAAGGCGCTTCCGGGCGCGGGCACCGGCACCGTCCACGCCGCCTGGCGCAAGACGGCCGCACGCAGCCCGCTCATCCAGGCCGCGTTGCAGCTGGCGCCGCGGCTCTGA
- a CDS encoding YiaA/YiaB family inner membrane protein, whose translation MSRATPKVVVAHSSAWVAQTWLSFVLSVGVTAVGIWNLPVDIWVKSFLGMGLLFTVGSTFSLSKTVRDQHEMDQLGTRLDEARVSRLLSEHDPLAPPKL comes from the coding sequence ATGTCCCGCGCCACGCCGAAGGTCGTCGTTGCCCACAGCTCCGCCTGGGTCGCCCAGACCTGGCTTTCCTTCGTCCTCTCCGTCGGAGTGACGGCGGTCGGTATCTGGAACCTGCCCGTGGACATCTGGGTGAAGTCCTTCCTGGGCATGGGCCTGCTCTTCACCGTCGGCTCGACCTTCAGCCTGTCGAAGACGGTGCGTGACCAGCATGAAATGGACCAGCTCGGCACGCGGCTGGATGAGGCGCGCGTGTCCCGGCTCCTCTCCGAGCATGACCCGCTGGCCCCGCCCAAGCTGTGA